A genomic region of Miscanthus floridulus cultivar M001 chromosome 3, ASM1932011v1, whole genome shotgun sequence contains the following coding sequences:
- the LOC136546241 gene encoding uncharacterized protein, with translation MLDHLISMLMDAVGVLPAKDLQVKEAFGFSTHSETVCVVCKLAISSFEASWKPDSCDHVICIPCFWQYAPEMEATGLPRCAVPSCESLCKPETTLGINVDHGTFISVAGINSGKGKEPLDGMLQELGQCSRGVDPMSSSDFYCAICMETVHVRELFPVPGCTHLFCVSCMSQYIAAKVENDVFSIGCPEPGCDDGVLDPEVCRDMISSQLFQRWGDALCDSALGAFGFHCPFKDCSALLVNERGPNEAVIRKTECPHCSRMFCAQCKVAWHSGVTCEDFQQLRTDEQGRDDPLLRKVVVHENKWQRSQQVRNDEQGRDDPLLMKVVHENKWQRSLRCLVATCKSLWKSEANRMIDVGHSTFVSTEDVDRQKQKEALDNMLQELGQCCPGGYAIASSEFYCTICMESVDVRELFPVSGCTHLFCVSCVSQYITAKVEDNVLSIGCPEPGCKDGALDPEVCRDLIPLQLFQRWGAALCDSALGAFKFYCPFNDCSALLVDERRHGEAVITQAECPHCCRMFCAQCKVAWHDGITCAEFQRLGKDERSRNDLLLRKVAQRSKWQRCPKCKMYVERTEGCVYIVCRCGHRFCYLCASPMSRGIHRCSRCKRTW, from the exons ATGTTGGACCACCTGATTTCCATGCTGATGGATGCGGTTGGAGTGTTGCCGGCTAAGGATCTGCAGGTCAAAGAGGCTTTCGGGTTCTCAACTCACTCAGAGACGGTCTGTGTGGTTTGCAAACTGGCCATCTCTTCGTTTGAAGCCTCATGGAAACCTGACAGCTGTGACCATGTCATCTGCATTCCCTGCTTCTGGCAATATGCACCTGAGATGGAGGCCACGGGGCTGCCTAGGTGTGCAGTGCCTTCTTGTGAATCTTTGTGCAAGCCCGAGACCACTCTGGGGATCAATGTGGATCATGGCACCTTCATCTCAGTTGCAGGCATAAACAGTGGCAAGGGGAAAGAACCGTTGGATGGAATGCTTCAGGAGCTAGGCCAATGCTCTCGTGGTGTGGATCCAATGTCCAGCAGTGACTTCTACTGTGCCATATGCATGGAGACCGTGCATGTTAGAGAGCTCTTCCCCGTACCCGggtgcacacacctcttctgtGTCAGCTGCATGAGTCAGTACATCGCTGCTAAGGTTGAGAATGATGTGTTCTCCATTGGATGCCCTGAACCAGGTTGCGATGATGGTGTACTGGACCCAGAGGTGTGCCGTGACATGATCTCATCGCAGCTGTTCCAGAGGTGGGGAGATGCACTCTGTGACTCAGCACTGGGGGCATTCGGGTTCCACTGCCCCTTCAAGGACTGCTCAGCATTGCTGGTCAATGAACGTGGCCCTAACGAGGCAGTAATAAGGAAAACCGAGTGCCCACACTGCTCCCGGATGTTTTGTGCACAGTGCAAGGTGGCATGGCACTCCGGCGTCACCTGTGAAGATTTCCAGCAGCTCAGGACTGATGAACAGGGCCGAGATGACCCGCTGCTTAGGAAGGTCGTCGTGCATGAGAATAAGTGGCAGAGGTCCCAGCAGGTCAGGAATGATGAACAGGGCCGAGATGACCCGTTGCTTATGAAGGTCGTGCATGAGAATAAGTGGCAGAGGTCCCTCCGGTGTTTGGTAGCTACATGTAAATCTTTGTGGAAGTCTGAAGCAAATCGGATGATCGATGTCGGTCATAGCACCTTTGTCTCAACTGAAGACGTGGACAGACAGAAACAGAAAGAAGCGTTGGATAATATGCTTCAGGAGCTAGGCCAATGCTGCCCTGGTGGGTATGCGATTGCCAGCAGTGAATTCTACTGCACCATATGCATGGAGTCAGTGGACGTCCGGGAGCTCTTCCCCGTTTCTGggtgcacacacctcttctgcGTCAGCTGCGTGAGCCAGTACATCACTGCAAAGGTCGAGGATAATGTGTTGTCCATTGGCTGCCCTGAACCGGGTTGTAAGGATGGTGCACTGGACCCAGAAGTGTGCCGCGACCTGATCCCGCTGCAGCTGTTCCAGAGGTGGGGCGCTGCCCTCTGTGACTCGGCGCTAGGTGCATTCAAGTTCTACTGCCCCTTCAACGACTGCTCGGCATTGCTGGTTGACGAACGCCGCCATGGTGAGGCAGTGATAACACAAGCTGAGTGCCCACACTGCTGCCGGATGTTCTGTGCGCAGTGCAAGGTGGCATGGCACGACGGTATCACCTGCGCAGAGTTCCAGCGGCTTGGCAAGGATGAGCGGAGCAGGAATGACCTGCTGCTGAGGAAGGTCGCGCAGCGGAGCAAGTGGCAGAGGTGCCCCAAGTGCAAAATGTACGTCGAAAGGACCGAGGGCTGCGTGTACATCGTCTGCAG GTGTGGGCATCGCTTCTGCTATCTCTGCGCATCCCCAATGTCACGAGGCATCCATCGTTGCAGTAGGTGCAAGAGGACCTGGTGA